A window of Stenotrophomonas indicatrix genomic DNA:
GAGCGTTGAGCGACATCGTATTGGTGTTGATTACCTGTGCCATGGGGTCGTCTCCTCTTATGTGGAACCCGTTGGTGAATGGAACGAAGCGCCGCCTGATTTTTTTGTTTGGCTGTGTGCTTCGCCGTTGCCAAATGAATAACGGCGCTTTGTCAACAACCTTTAGCCGGGAATTTCGTTGCAACCGAATTTCGTCGCTGAAAGCTGTTTTTCCGGGGATTTCCGCCCTGGAGAAGCGTCAAGGCAACTCCTGGTAGGGGCGGTCGGGCATGCCCAACCCACGCTGATGAAGGTATCGGCGGGGGCCGGCTGGGCTTGATGGGCGATCTCGGAACATCCGCCGGGCATGGCCCGGCGCTACCAGAGCCAGCGCTTCGCAACATCCGTCGGGCATGGCCCGGCGCTACCAGAGCCAGCGCTTCGGAACATCCGCCGGGCGTGGCCCGGCGCTACCATGGCCAACCCTTCGGAACATCCGCCGGGCATGGCCAACCCTTCGGTAGCGCCGGGCCATGCCCGGCGAGCGCAGCGGTACATGACCGCCGAAACGAAAAAGGCCGCGATGCAGGGCATCGCGGCCTTGGGCTCCAGCGCTGGCGCGTGGAATCAGCGGATCTTGTTGAACAGCGACATCGACTGCATCTGCGAGAACAGCGTCTGTGCCGCCTGCAGCGCGGTGCTTTCCAGCTGGTACTGGCTCAACGCATCGGCGTAGTCCAGGTCGCGCATCTCCGACAGCGTGGTCTTCAGCGTCACGCCATTGGCCTCACGCATCTCCGCCGCGTTGTCCAGCGCCTTCAGCTGCGCGCCACCGGCAGCGCGCGAATCGATCATCCGTTCCGCCGCGCGGCCGACATCACGCAATGCGCTCTGCAGCTCGTTCTGCTGCGCGGCCATCTTCGCCGGGGTGCCGGTATCGGCATCCAGTGCGGCGATCAGCTTGTCCATGGTGCCGAAGATGTCGCGGCTGCTGGCGGCCTGCACGTTGAAGCTGTCACCTGTTGCTGGCGCGCCAGCGATCTGCAGGCGAACGCCATTGATCTCCAGTTCGCTGCCGGCCTTGTAGGTGCCGGTGCCGGTTACGTTGCCGGCGCCGTCCAGCACTTCGTACTGATCGGCTGCGGTGAAGCGCACGCTGAACGATTGCCCGTTCCAGCTGTCGCTGCCATCACGGGTGATGTTGGTCAGCACGCCGTTGCCGGCGTTGCCTGCCGCTGCGCTGCCATCGACGAAGCCATCGCCGGTGGGGATGCGCAGGAAGATCTCGCTGCCGGGCAGGGCGTCGCGCACGTAGGTATCCGGGCCGACTTCCACCTGGCGCTGGGTCTGGTCGCCGCGATAGACAACCTTGCCGTCAATCTTGGCGAACGGCGGATCGCTGTCGTTGGTGCCGCCGAACACGTAGCGGCCGGTGCCGTCGCTGCTGTTGGCCAGCGACAGCAGGCCCTCGCGGATCTGGTTCAACTCGGTGATCAGGGTCTTCTTGTCGGGCGCACTCAAGGCGGGATTGCTGGCCTGGATGGTCAGATCGTTGACGCGCGCCATCAGGTCGTTGACCTGGGCCAGGGTGTTTTCCTGCACGCCCAGGCGGTTCTGCACGTTGTTGCCATTGAGCTTCATGCGTTCCAGTGCGGCCAGGCTGCGGTCCAGGCCCACCGCAGCGCCTGCAGCGACCGGATCGTCCTTGGCGCTGACGATCTTGCTGCCGGTGGCGATCTGCTGTTCCAGGTGGCTGAGCTTGGCCTGCTTGGCCATCATCAGCGCAACCGACTGGCTGTACATCATTCCGGTGGAGATGCGGTTGCTCATCGGCGCACGGCTCCCAGGATGGTCTGGAACATGGAATCGGCGGTGGAGATCAACTGCGAGGCGGCCTGGTAGGCCTGTTGCAGGCGCAGCATGTCGGCCGCCTCCTCATCGAGGTTGACGCCGGACACTTCGTCACGCGCTGCCTGTGCCTGGTCGGCGATCACCTGCTGCGCCCCCAGCGAATACTCCGCCGAACGCGCTGCTGCACCGACCTGGGTGGTCAGCCCGCCCAATGCGCCGCCCAGCGTCACCGTGCCGGCGTTGAACGCCTTGGCCGATTCCACCTTGGACAGCTTGGTGGCATTGCTGTTGTCCGACGAGCCGGCCGGAGTCGGGGTGATGTTGAAGGTGTCGCCATTCTTCGGCACGCCATCGAGCACGAAGCTCCAGCCGTTGGCGCTGATGGTCTGCCCGGGCGTATAGGTCTGCGGCGGGCCGCCATCGATGGTGTAGGTGGTGGCCGAGGTGAACACGATCGCAGCAGGAT
This region includes:
- the flgL gene encoding flagellar hook-associated protein FlgL encodes the protein MSNRISTGMMYSQSVALMMAKQAKLSHLEQQIATGSKIVSAKDDPVAAGAAVGLDRSLAALERMKLNGNNVQNRLGVQENTLAQVNDLMARVNDLTIQASNPALSAPDKKTLITELNQIREGLLSLANSSDGTGRYVFGGTNDSDPPFAKIDGKVVYRGDQTQRQVEVGPDTYVRDALPGSEIFLRIPTGDGFVDGSAAAGNAGNGVLTNITRDGSDSWNGQSFSVRFTAADQYEVLDGAGNVTGTGTYKAGSELEINGVRLQIAGAPATGDSFNVQAASSRDIFGTMDKLIAALDADTGTPAKMAAQQNELQSALRDVGRAAERMIDSRAAGGAQLKALDNAAEMREANGVTLKTTLSEMRDLDYADALSQYQLESTALQAAQTLFSQMQSMSLFNKIR